GCGCCACCGCCCCCGGCCGCGGTCAGGTCGCAGCCCGAGGCGCTCGACCTGGGGAGCGCGGTCGTCCCGGTCCTGGCCAAGTCGTACTGGAGGCAGGCGTTCGCCGTCGTGGTCGGTGTCGCCCTCATGCGCCGGTGGCGCCGGAGGCGCCGGCGGTGAGCCTCCGGGCTGCCGGACGCCTGCTCAGAAGACGTTGAGCGGACGGAACTGCACGGAGATGCGGGGGCCCGCGTGGGCCACCTTGGGCACCGCGTGCTCCCAGGTGCGCTGGCACGAGCCACCCATCACGACGAGGTCGCCGTGACCCATCGTCAGCGCGATCGAGGCACCGCCGCCGCGTGGCCGCAGCAGCAGCCGGCGAGGGTCGCCCACGCTCACGATGGCCACCATGGTGTCGGCCGTGCGGCCGCGGCCGATCGTGTCGCCGTGCCAGGCCACCGAGTCGCGCCCGTCGCGGTAGTAGCAGCATCCGGCCGTCACGAACGGCTCCCGCAGCTCGGGCAGGTAGTGCGCGGTGAGGTCGGCGCGGGCCTGCGTGAGGGCGGTGTGGGGGAGCGGGTCGTCGGCG
This genomic stretch from Nocardioides renjunii harbors:
- a CDS encoding alpha-ketoglutarate-dependent dioxygenase AlkB, with the protein product MVVDFQTSLFANAATGATALAPERRRLSRGAWVDVQRNWLAEPDAVFAALVDRVPWRSERREMYDSVVEVPRLVHTYLADDPLPHTALTQARADLTAHYLPELREPFVTAGCCYYRDGRDSVAWHGDTIGRGRTADTMVAIVSVGDPRRLLLRPRGGGASIALTMGHGDLVVMGGSCQRTWEHAVPKVAHAGPRISVQFRPLNVF